From Coriobacteriia bacterium, a single genomic window includes:
- the rpsO gene encoding 30S ribosomal protein S15 encodes MPLPKDVKAGIIGEYKRGETDTGSAEVQVALLTQRIRDLTEHLKMHKKDHHTRRGLLKLVGQRRRMLNYLKKSDIERYRAVVAQLGIRG; translated from the coding sequence ATGCCGCTTCCCAAGGACGTAAAGGCCGGCATCATCGGCGAGTACAAGCGCGGTGAGACCGACACCGGTTCCGCCGAGGTTCAGGTCGCTCTGCTCACGCAGCGCATCCGTGACCTCACCGAGCATCTCAAGATGCACAAGAAGGATCACCACACCCGCCGTGGCCTTCTCAAGCTCGTCGGTCAGCGTCGTCGGATGCTGAACTACCTCAAGAAGAGCGACATCGAGCGCTACCGCGCAGTCGTCGCCCAGCTCGGGATTCGCGGGTAA